The Felis catus isolate Fca126 chromosome C2, F.catus_Fca126_mat1.0, whole genome shotgun sequence genomic sequence CCATCTTTATGTTTTCCATTGTGAAATCTCTATTCGAAtgttgcctatttttaaaaatttggttgtttgtcttattgagttgtaagatttCTTTAGAGATGAATGTTAGAAGTATTTTTATCAAAGATTTGTGAATGAATTCTCTAAGTTTGTGGtttgtatttctatttccttaaggGTGCCTTTTGAAGTGCAAAAGtgttaaattttgatgaaatccaatttacaatttttttcttttaaagattatgCTATTGGTGGTATATCTAAGAACTCTTTACCTAATCCAAGGACACAAggttttcttctatctttttctctaaatgttttacagctttaactcttacatttagaACTATTATCcattgaatggataaagaagatgtggtatatatatacaatggagtattactcagcaatcaaaaagaatgaaatcttgccatttgtaactacgtggatggaactggagggtattatgctgagtgaaattagtcagagaaagaaaaaatcatatgacttcattcatatgaggactttaagggacaaaacagatgaacataagggaagggaaacaaaaataatataataacagggagggagacaaaacagaagagactcataaatacggagaacaaactgagggttactggaggggttgtgggaggggggatgggctaaatgggtaaggggcactaaggaatctactcctgaaatccttgttgcactatatgctaactaatttggatgtaaattcaaaaaaaataaaaaataaagttaaaaaaaagagaactattatccattttcaattatttgtgtACATATGAAGTAAggctctaaatatatttttttacatgtggCCATCCAAATGACCTAGCCCCATTTGCAAAAAAGACATTCCCTCCCTCACCAAATTGCCTGAACAGTTTTGTAAAAAATCAGTCTACCATAAATataaggatttatttctggactctcaattctgttccactgaccaATAGGCCTATTCTTATGTTTGTACCACACtctcttaattactgtagctgtatagtactatttatttatttattttaaagtgtatttatttattttgagagagagaatgagcaggggagggacagaaagagaatcccaggtgggctccacaatgcagagcttgaattcatgaaccatgagatcatgacctaagccaaaatcaagagttggaagcttaaccaactgagccacccaggtgctccaacagtacattttaaaattggaaggtATAAgttctccaattttgtttttcaagattatttttactATGCTGCTAACCAGTCTTGCATATATGGGCCAAATCCCATTTATtcatggtgtataattatttttaagtattaaaatatttggtaataGTCTGTTAATGATTTTTGCATATAAGTTCAGAAGAGatatttttttgtggttttctttttttgtaatgacTTTTGCAGTGGCTTTGCACTGGTCTCCTTAAATGAGTTGGGAgtatttcctcctttctattttctggaagacacTGTACAAACTTAGTGTTAATTATCCTTTTAAAGGTTTGCTATTTTTCTCCAGTGAGACTATCTGGCCTGCATTGAGATTTCATTTCAGagagcttttaattaaaaatccaaTTTCCTGAGGTAGCAGTTGTGGTGACTGAGCACAGCCCAGTGACAAGATGTTGGTGTTAGTATTAAGAGACATCACACACTGGTACAACATACTGCcagctaaattaaaaaaactgcTGGTGCCAGGAAAGGTTCAGCACATTCTGTGTACTGGAAACCTTTGCACCAAAGAGAGTTATGACTATCTTCAAGACTGCTGATTATGCTCATGTGAGAGGAGACTTTGATGAGGATCTGAATTATCCAGAACAGAAAGTTGTAACTGTTGGGCAGTCCAAAATCGGTTTGATCCAGGGGCATCAAGTTATTCCATGGGGAGATATGGCCAGTTTAGCCCTGTTGCAGAGGCAGTTCCGTGTGGACATTAtctcaggacacacacacacaaacttcgGTTACTGAAATGACACCTTTcctcataaaaaaaattttttttaaaagtttatttttgagagagtcagaaagagagtgagcaggggaggacagagagagaaggagacacagaatccaaagcaggctccaggttccgagctgtcagcacagagcctgatacagggcttgaactcacgaaccatgatatcatgacctgagccaaagttggatgctcagaaGAAGGGGGTTCAGAAgatctgacagcatggagcctgacatggggctcaaacctgctacgtgggagaccatgacctgagctgaagtcagatgctcaaccaactgggccacccaggcacccctgaattttatGTCTTAactgttaatttctttttctgttttgctattTTAGATCCAGTTACATTACAGACATCAAAAATCCCAAAGAAACCTTTGTCCAACACAGGCATTTAACCTATTTTCTCTAGATGTAATTAATGAGATTGGGGGAAAAATGGATGTGTCAACACAACAGGATCTAAATTGAGCTTAAGGTCATACACATAAAGATACTGTTGAGGAACACAGACACACCCCTCCTTTCAGAccacctccttccctgctcaaggAGGGTGTCTACATCAAGCACAAATGGGTTCATGAAACCACCAAAGGGGCTGGAGAAAATGGGAGGGAGTAGTACAGCTTATTATAGGGAGGGCATAGCCCACTCCTCCTGGGGTTCTTGGAGTGGCAAAACCTACCTGGATGCTTCTGCTTGGGAAATCTCAAATCTGCAAGGCTGAGTGGTGCCAAGAGAAAGGTGACTCCAAAACTATCCAAGTTGGCTTGGCTCTACTCTGAGCTTTAGTTGGGAAGAAAACTCAATTCAGTCAAGTACATCAAAGTAGATATTTATTTGGGGCAGAATCCTTAGGTCAGtacattttgtttctaatttatttatatactgtGTTGTCCCCAAGAAGCATTCAAAGTGATTTTAATGGATACATAATATGTAAGAATATATAAATTagatataagcaaaaaaaaaaaaaagagcaaaatgaaaacaagggaCAGGAACAAGTTTGGTGCAAAATTGCCTCTTGTGATTTTCGACACTTGCATAAATAACCCATGAGAGAACACGCTGCTGGAGTATTTCCCATGCTATCTCTGACTTGACCCTCAAGAGCACTCAGGAATGGGCACAGGTGCAGCAAAGTGTACTCCTAATATGGAGGTATGCTATAGCTATAGAGATAGAGACAAGTTCCCACGGAAATTTCCCACATACTATTCAATAAATTTCCTGCACCTGAAACATGTTtgatttcttcttcaagattcctgagttctgtgaaaaTGGCCACGGTTCTGAGTGTGTAACCTAGCTGAAGACTCCAGCTACTAAGTTTCTGAGGGATCACATCCCAGTTAGGGTCCATTACATGTCAGGTACTCTAAATGTGCAGAGTGTGAGCCAAAGCTAACACTATAGTCATGAATTCCTCAAactcttgttttttaaacaggtttttaaatgttatttttgagagacagaaagagagcatgagaaggggaggggtacagagagagaggcagacacagaatccgaagcaggctccaggctctgagctatcagcacagagcccaacacggggctagaacacagaagccgtgagatcatgacctgggccgaagtcagacgctcaactgactgagccactcaggcacccctcaaactcatgtttttaatattcttctgttttattctcaGAACCTAAGCCAGAACTGTTAGAAACGGATTGGTAGAGTCCGTCCCAAGTCAGCTGGACATCTAGGTGATGCTGATGACTTGCAGAGCTGAGAAGTAGCCAAAGAAGTAGTGCTGTGCCGGGTGACTAAATGACCACACTCCTTCCACTATGGGAGCTGTCTCTCTCCTGTGGAATAGAACACAAAAAAATCCAGTCAGCTGGGATCTATTGTCTATGCATATAACACACAAGGTGCACTTGATTGTGTTCAAATCATAGATGAGTGGTGGATGCTGGGACAGCATGTAtgaatctaaaaattatttcttgactCTTCATAAAGCCAGTGTCTTCCCCAGGCTgaagtttctcttctttcataCCTCCCTGGAGGCTCCCTCaaacatctttaatttttgaaagttttagtCTCATTCACTTTGTCACCTGCTGATTTTAACATCTTTAAGTGTCCCTTAGACGGAAAAAAAGTACCCTGTCCATTCATCAGCCCATCTCCCTACCATTTGTTTATGAAGACATGGCCGAGTTCTTTTTCTACTCATATTCTCCTGAACCATTCCTTCTCAGCCCTTCTAAAAAGTTTAGCTTCATACCTTAGTATTTCTCTCAAGTTATTTTTCAGAGATCATTAATTATCTCTTCCTGACCAAACTCAGTGGCTTTTCTTCAATAGTTAGTCCACTTGATCTTTCGGCTTTTTCAACTTGTTCTATCAGGGCAAGCACTATGTCTACATTTCTCATATTTCTCTAACTATATATTGTAGGGGATTTCTATCTATGTTTTGCATATCTACAGCTGTAGTCCATGAATGTGACCTTTCTTATCTTACTTGAAATGGCAAAATAAGGTATCTGTCCCAAAACATACTGTTCAAAATgcattgtatatgtacatacattcaTGTTGCTATAGAaaaattgtgtttccattttattagGAAAGTGATTTTTAGGGGGCACGACTTCTAATCAAAATGCTATGGGATAAATGTTCTCTGATACAAAGGAAAGTAATGAAATGGGACAAAAGGAAAGTTCCTTGTGCAGGGCTTGCTGAAGAAAAACCTACACATGATCAAGGAATAGGCATTGTATTAAAAGTAGAAGATTAAGTATACTGAtcaaaaaaaggttttattaaattgagtcaagaaaaatgaaaaaaaatcttggctTCTCTACAGAAAGTTTGAGTTTAACTAGGAGAGGAAGGAATGcagttttctttcatattataaGAGGTGTGTATAGGCCAAGCTTGCAACAAACCAGAAATGCCTTGGGAAGCCCTTTATGATAAGGcaagattggaaagaaagataaTCAATTTGAAGGAGGTCAGGAACACATGGGGCAATGCAGTGTGAAACCACAGGAGTTTAAAGCATGACATTATAGTTTCTTAGATTTCTGAGGTTTGATGGAGTGGAAAAAACACCAGACCTGAGGTCAGATATCAACTGGTTTGGCAGTCAAACGGGAGACTCCTCAACATAACTTCCACTTTCTCATGGGCACTGTGTAAAGAACAGGGTAATATTTTGGATGGAAGCCCTTGTTCCTTGGTATATATTTGTTAAACATTAATGATTCTTTAGAGAGAAGGTTCCATGTGAGCAAAAGATTTTTCGATTAATGCATATTGCTCTGAATATTtaatgaactatttttaaaaagtgttttgtaaaAAGTTATGGTAAAACTAACTGCCAAAAGCTTGATTTAAGAAAATGGTGAAACATCAAGTCAAGGAGCAAACAGGAACTTCCAGTTATACATAATCAAAGATTGCCATCTAGTGGTCTAATTGTATTATAAGTTCTGAAGTTAGCTGCAAACTCTGAAGACTTCAGAGGCTAGGAAAGTGTGTGGGAAGCAACCAGCCCCACTGAGGAAAGATGCAAAGAGATTTTTGCCCTGGATACTTTTGCTTCACTAAAGGCATTAAAAATTCCAACTATGAACAAAACACTGTGCCCTTTCAAACCAAGCAATTTTCTAAAGCCAGCTTTGGCCCTGGGCCTCTAGTCACTCAGAATATGAGTAGACAGTTGAATGTGATAAAGTAAACTGATAACTCTTTGTGAGATAAGCTCAGAGATCCAAAACAATGAAGGCTTTCAAAATGATCGTTAGTGAGATCTTTGGGTCTTGTGAGCAACTTTGCAATAGAAAATTTGGTTTGCCTGTGTTAGAATTAGTGGTGTGTACATCTTAATGATAAAGGAAGCTGTGATACTTTCAGAAAATAGGGAAGAAATAAAGTCCGAGGAAGAACTATAGAAGGAGAGCATCATTGCCCCAGacgattcttctttctttcaaatgagGTATTATTATGAGTTACTGAAAGGGTACAGGCTTGAGAGTCGGAGAGCTGTCTGTGTTCAAATTCTGGTTTCACTCCCTACTGGCTTTGTGACTTAGGGCATGATACTTAATCTCACTGAGCCTCACCTAATGTTataaagattaagtgaaataaggttTAGAAAGGGCTTACCCCAGTGTCTGGAACTTAATTAatgttcctttttcccttctctcactTACAAGAAACCGCATAATTGaacttaaagagaagaaaatgaaaaaaaaaaaaattagaagaaaacagggctTGGATTTGGGGCCAAACACTGGCTTTTAcattacactttttttctttttctgttaaaataagaGACAGTTTAGTCACTAATGACTAAAGTAACAGCTATTGTCCCAGCTCTAACTGGTTCCGGGTTTTCTTTCAGGATATAATTTTCTTACTGGTAACATGGAAGAAAGAGCTGTATCCACTGtaacatgaaaataatagtaaaaaccTCACAGggtgttgtaaggattaaattagtGCATAAATGCCCATAGCTAGGTACCACTTAGTAAGGATACTAGTAAGTTTCATTGTTACTGGACTTTGCCTCTCTCATGGGACATCTGTGAGAATATGATATAATTGCCATTATTTCAGAAGTGCCTGCAGACCTTCCTCATGAATTACTCTCTCACCAAGGCTCTTTTCCTGAAAGACTAGCACCATAGCTTCCACACAACGTCCCTGTTTCTTTGCACACTACATACATgtgattgttttttaaacaaatcacaGTAGTATTTGCATTTCCAAATGACAGATGTATCCTTGAAGGTATATTAGAGACTAAAATTCTTCTTCCTATGATATCTTCTACTCTGGAAACTTCCCTCAGAGATATCTCTATCTCAACAGAGGCAAACAGAAGAGGATTTAGgtcaaatacagaaatatattttcatgtaaattgGTTCCGAAGGCAGTTCGTGAATATTTTTGAGCAACGGCAGCATAACTTTCCAAAGTGACAACATTAAGGGAATATCATCATTtggatatattaattataaaatgattttttaagtcacatcttaaaaaacaaattaaggccagggcacctgggtggctcagtcagttaagtgtctgacttcagctcaggtcatgatcttgcagtctgtgagctggagccccacattgggctctgggctgacagctcagagcctggagcctgctttggattctgtgttcccctctctctctgcccttccctcacttgtgctctgtctctctctctcgcaaaaataaattaaaacaaggtttttttaattaaaaaaaaaaacaaattaaggcCTATAATCCCTCTTTGTGCCCTTTTTAGGCTGGTAAGCTATGACTAGCACCTTGCCTGTTCACAGAACCCTAAAGTTTTACCCATATTTGGGATATGAGgtatttattgttttggtttggggttttttttcatcaGTTTAAGGATTCTTTCCAGGGGGTCTCAGAGGACCTCATCCTCGAATACAACAAGGCCTTGCACCCTGACTTGCAGCACTCAGAAGTGGCACAAATGTCCTCTGTCAGGCTGCATGTTCTAATTTGGGGTATGGAAATACGGTTGCTAAGTAAAGACAGGCAGGTATGACAGGAAGTAAAGCCTTAGCCATAAAGCCCGTGTTTAAGTCTTAGCTCCACTACTCACAAGGCACTTAATTATTCTGAGCCTCATTTCtgaatctgtgaaatggggaagcCCTGCCTCACCAGACTGTGATGAAGGCTGGTCTGAGGATGAGAAGGCCCTGTTTTAAGCATCAAGCATCGAGCCCTTCCTGGCCCTCTGCACTCACCCGGCCCCTTCGAGCGAGGTCTCACCAAGCCCATGAGGCAAGCTGTGCAAAACAAGGAGGAGGTACTCTCACTGGTGGCACGTGGGGTGGCCTCTGCCAGCTGTGGCCAAGCCCCGCTCCGCCCATGCCCGACCCTCAGCAGGATGCCCCAGGCTCACCGAGCACCTCTCCACACTCCCTTTTTTCCTGCCATTCTTGCCTGGCATGACATCCAGCGAGCGGTAGCTGGGTGGCTTCTCCTCAGGCCAGTGTGAGGGGTGTGAGCTGCGGCGGTGGGTTCCCCAGCTCCGGGACTGCCTCTCCTTCTCATCCTCCTCAGAGCTCCAGGAACTGAGGCCGGAAGGCAAGGGCGGGGAGTAGCTGCGGGGCCTGCGCCTCCGGGGCCTCTGGGCATTCTCCCGGGGGCCAGGCCTGTGAGGTCGGCCTGAGTAGTGGCTCCGAGCAGATAGGTGGTTGGGCCACCAGCGGGCCTCACTGGACGAGGGGCCGTCACTGAGGCTGTCCCTGTCTGCCCAGGGCGTGGGTAACCCACGCAGCCCAGAGCAGTGGCGCCTTCCCCTCCGAAGTTGGTTCAGCTCCCGTCCTTCCAATGCTCGGCGCTTGGGCTCCCCGTCCTGGAGCTCCTGGTGAAAAGCAGAGTAGTGGGgctgccttctctcctccctcagaTCCCAGGGTCCAGGGGGAATTGGAGTGAGCCACTGTTGGTGGGAGGAGTTGCTGGTCCTCTGGGAGGACGGCAGGTCTCTGATCAGTGGAGGCAGGTGGATGATTCTGCGTTCCACAACCTCAGAGTCCAGGGAGGACAGCATGCTGCAGGCTTGGCCAGATATGGCTTTGAGGTcagggggcagaggctgggctggGTTGAGGTTCCGCAGCTCTTTCTCCAAATACTCTAGGACACCATTGGTGATGGGAGGGTGAGCAGTGGTCTGGCTCATTGGCATCTGTGGGAGGCTGGATCGCAGGGACAAATCTGAATGGAAACAAGGATAAGAACATACAGAATGGCTGGCCCAAAACATGGCT encodes the following:
- the ILDR1 gene encoding immunoglobulin-like domain-containing receptor 1 isoform X2; this translates as MGPELPAPWLLLFTWLPAGCLSLLVTVQHTERYVTLFASVVLKCDYTTSAQLQDVVVTWRFKSFCKDPIFDYYSASYQAALSLGQDPSNDCNDSQREVRIVAQRRGQNEPVLGVDYRQRKITIQNRADLVINEVMWWDHGVYYCTIEAPGDTSGDPDKEVKLIVLHWLTVIFIILGALLLLLLIGVCWCQCCPQYCCCYIRCPCCPARCCCPEEALARHRYMKQAQALGPQMMEKPLYWGADRSSQVSSYPMNLLLQRDLSLRSSLPQMPMSQTTAHPPITNGVLEYLEKELRNLNPAQPLPPDLKAISGQACSMLSSLDSEVVERRIIHLPPLIRDLPSSQRTSNSSHQQWLTPIPPGPWDLREERRQPHYSAFHQELQDGEPKRRALEGRELNQLRRGRRHCSGLRGLPTPWADRDSLSDGPSSSEARWWPNHLSARSHYSGRPHRPGPRENAQRPRRRRPRSYSPPLPSGLSSWSSEEDEKERQSRSWGTHRRSSHPSHWPEEKPPSYRSLDVMPGKNGRKKGSVERCSERDSSHSGRSVVI
- the ILDR1 gene encoding immunoglobulin-like domain-containing receptor 1 isoform X4: MLRGCLSLLVTVQHTERYVTLFASVVLKCDYTTSAQLQDVVVTWRFKSFCKDPIFDYYSASYQAALSLGQDPSNDCNDSQREVRIVAQRRGQNEPVLGVDYRQRKITIQNRADLVINEVMWWDHGVYYCTIEAPGDTSGDPDKEVKLIVLHWLTVIFIILGALLLLLLIGVCWCQCCPQYCCCYIRCPCCPARCCCPEEALARHRYMKQAQALGPQMMEKPLYWGADRSSQVSSYPMNLLLQRDLSLRSSLPQMPMSQTTAHPPITNGVLEYLEKELRNLNPAQPLPPDLKAISGQACSMLSSLDSEVVERRIIHLPPLIRDLPSSQRTSNSSHQQWLTPIPPGPWDLREERRQPHYSAFHQELQDGEPKRRALEGRELNQLRRGRRHCSGLRGLPTPWADRDSLSDGPSSSEARWWPNHLSARSHYSGRPHRPGPRENAQRPRRRRPRSYSPPLPSGLSSWSSEEDEKERQSRSWGTHRRSSHPSHWPEEKPPSYRSLDVMPGKNGRKKGSVERCSERDSSHSGRSVVI
- the ILDR1 gene encoding immunoglobulin-like domain-containing receptor 1 isoform X1 translates to MDDILPDALDVTVWLSKVGAQQGPCAAGTTVILQKFQRCSSSCMDLKAGCLSLLVTVQHTERYVTLFASVVLKCDYTTSAQLQDVVVTWRFKSFCKDPIFDYYSASYQAALSLGQDPSNDCNDSQREVRIVAQRRGQNEPVLGVDYRQRKITIQNRADLVINEVMWWDHGVYYCTIEAPGDTSGDPDKEVKLIVLHWLTVIFIILGALLLLLLIGVCWCQCCPQYCCCYIRCPCCPARCCCPEEALARHRYMKQAQALGPQMMEKPLYWGADRSSQVSSYPMNLLLQRDLSLRSSLPQMPMSQTTAHPPITNGVLEYLEKELRNLNPAQPLPPDLKAISGQACSMLSSLDSEVVERRIIHLPPLIRDLPSSQRTSNSSHQQWLTPIPPGPWDLREERRQPHYSAFHQELQDGEPKRRALEGRELNQLRRGRRHCSGLRGLPTPWADRDSLSDGPSSSEARWWPNHLSARSHYSGRPHRPGPRENAQRPRRRRPRSYSPPLPSGLSSWSSEEDEKERQSRSWGTHRRSSHPSHWPEEKPPSYRSLDVMPGKNGRKKGSVERCSERDSSHSGRSVVI
- the ILDR1 gene encoding immunoglobulin-like domain-containing receptor 1 isoform X3; this encodes MDDILPDALDVTVWLSKVGAQQGPCAAGTTVILQKFQRCSSSCMDLKAGCLSLLVTVQHTERYVTLFASVVLKCDYTTSAQLQDVVVTWRFKSFCKDPIFDYYSASYQAALSLGQDPSNDCNDSQREVRIVAQRRGQNEPVLGVDYRQRKITIQNRADLVINEVMWWDHGVYYCTIEAPGDTSGDPDKEVKLIVLHWLTVIFIILGALLLLLLIGVCWCQCCPQYCCCYIRCPCCPARCCCPEEDLSLRSSLPQMPMSQTTAHPPITNGVLEYLEKELRNLNPAQPLPPDLKAISGQACSMLSSLDSEVVERRIIHLPPLIRDLPSSQRTSNSSHQQWLTPIPPGPWDLREERRQPHYSAFHQELQDGEPKRRALEGRELNQLRRGRRHCSGLRGLPTPWADRDSLSDGPSSSEARWWPNHLSARSHYSGRPHRPGPRENAQRPRRRRPRSYSPPLPSGLSSWSSEEDEKERQSRSWGTHRRSSHPSHWPEEKPPSYRSLDVMPGKNGRKKGSVERCSERDSSHSGRSVVI